Below is a window of Agrobacterium vitis DNA.
AATAATGCTGGGAATGCCCGCCAGAAGCTCGATGGCCGTACCGATAGGCCGTTGCAGCAGCGGCGGACACATTTCAGTCAGGAAAATAGCAATGCCGAAGCTGACGGGAACGCCAATCACCAGACCGATGACCGAGGTAATCAACGTGCCGTAAATGGGTGCAGCGGCCCCGTAAATGTCCTTGGCCGGGCTCCAGCGTTCGTTCCACAGGAACGATAGGCCGAATTCGCGCCAGGTCGGTAGAGATTCGATCAGCAGCGACAGGAACACTCCGAGCAATGCGACCATAACCAGCATGGCACAAAGCCAGGTGGCGCGGATGAACACTGTATCGGCAAAGCGCACCCGCTTGGCGGCAGCTGTTCTTAGCTCGTCCTCGCTCATGGTCGGTTGATGGATGACAGTCATACAGAGCTTTCCGAAGGGACAAGGCAGCGCAGTGGTTCAGATATGCAAACAGCGGGCGATGACCGTCCGCTGTTATTGTAGAGGAAAGACCAGCGGCGATTACATCGCCTTGAAGACCGGCTTGCCGTCCTTCTGGATGCTATCCCAGGAGTTTTCGATCAGCTTCACAACCGGCTTGGGAATAGCGACATATTCCAGCGCCTTGGCTTCACCGGTGCCATCCTTGTAGGCCCAGGCGAAGAACTTCAGCGCGGCTTCGGTCGCGTCCTTGTCGACAGGGTCCTTATGGATCAGCACCCAGGTGGAAGCAGCAATCGGCCAGCTCTTTTCGCCGGGCTGATTGGTGATGACGACGTTGAAATTCTTGGCACCGGCCCAATCGGCATTGGCAGCGGCAGCAGCGAAGCTGTCCAGCGAAGGCTCGACCACCTTGCCGGCGTCGTTCTTCATCTTGGCATAGCCAAGCTTGTTCTGGATCACATAGGCATATTCGTTATAGCCGATAGCGCCAGCGGTCTGCTTGACCGTGTTGGCAACGCCTTCAGACCCCTTGGCACCGATACCAACCGGCCATTCGACAGCAGTGTCGGAGCCGATCTTGCTCTTCCACTCGGCGGAAACCTTGCTGAGGTAATCGGTGAAGTTGAAGGTCGTGCCGGAACCGTCGGCGCGATGCACGACAACGATGGCTTGCTCAGGCAGCTTGACGCCCTTGTTAAGGGCTACAATCGCCGGGTCGTTCCACTTGGTGATCGTACCCATGTAAATGGCTTCGAGCGCCTTGCCATCCAGCACCAGTTCGCCCGGCTTGACGCCTTCGATATTGTACATCGGCACGATGCCGCCCATCACCATCGGAAACTGCGTCAGGCCGTTCTTGGTGAGTTCTTCGTCGCTCAGCGGCTTGTCGGTAGCGCCGAAGGTGACGGTCTTGGCTTCGACCTGCTTGATACCGCCGCCTGAACCGATGGACTGATAGTTCAGGCTGATGCCGGTCTTGGCTTTGTAGGCTTCACCCCATTTGGAAAACACAGGATAGATGAAGCTGGAACCGGCACCGGAAATATCGGCGGCAAAAGCCGCACCGGTAAAGGCGACCGAAAAGGCGGCAAGCGCCGCACCCGTGGCGATCTTTTTCATGAAAGTCATCGGAATAATCCCCGTGTTCGTCGAGCAATCTCTTAAAGCCCCAGCGGCTTTTCGAGCGACACTGGAATTGGCGTAAGTCGCTTCCATGAAGCTTTCGTGACAAAATTCCGACCAGCGAGCGGCATCACGCGGCTGTGATTTTCAGGCAAGCTGGCGTGATTTTCCTTCCATTTGCAATCAGGTTTCTGACCGTCTTTTAAGGGAGGTTTTTTCCTCTCTTCACTGACCCATCGCTGAATCTGGAATGAAACAAGAACGTTTTCACTGGCCTTTCGGAGTAGAATCACTACATTGAGCAGCATGAGCAACGGTTTTGACGATATTCCC
It encodes the following:
- the pstS gene encoding phosphate ABC transporter substrate-binding protein PstS — translated: MTFMKKIATGAALAAFSVAFTGAAFAADISGAGSSFIYPVFSKWGEAYKAKTGISLNYQSIGSGGGIKQVEAKTVTFGATDKPLSDEELTKNGLTQFPMVMGGIVPMYNIEGVKPGELVLDGKALEAIYMGTITKWNDPAIVALNKGVKLPEQAIVVVHRADGSGTTFNFTDYLSKVSAEWKSKIGSDTAVEWPVGIGAKGSEGVANTVKQTAGAIGYNEYAYVIQNKLGYAKMKNDAGKVVEPSLDSFAAAAANADWAGAKNFNVVITNQPGEKSWPIAASTWVLIHKDPVDKDATEAALKFFAWAYKDGTGEAKALEYVAIPKPVVKLIENSWDSIQKDGKPVFKAM